The Candidatus Neomarinimicrobiota bacterium sequence GCGAGATTCCCATGACCGATTTCACGCCGGCTGGTACCCCGGATCATTTTGGCTTCACCGGTGCAAAAGGGCGGGAAATTATACTGAAGCATGTAGTGCTTCTCCCCCTCCCCGTCAATATTATCCAGGATTTGCACATCCTGTTTTGATCCCAAGGTGGTTACTACGAGCGCCTGGGTTTCCCCCCGGGTAAAGAGCGCAGAACCGTGGGCACGGGGCAGAAAAGTAATTTCCGAGGAGATGGGACGAATTTCATTTGTCTTCCGTCCATCAATCCGAACACCCTCTTTCAGAATCTTTTTCCGGATTTTATCCTTGATCAGGTCGTGGATTTCTCCTGCAACTACATTTTTGCTGTCCGGATACTCTTCCTCCAGTTCACCGGCAATTTTAGCTACCAATTCCTGTTCAAAATTGACCCGTTCCTGTTTCGGCAGGATGCTGATGAGTTCATCAATTTCCGTGGTGATTTTATCCCTGATAATCTGTTTCAGGTTTTCCAGTTTTTCAAAAACAGGGGCTTCTCTTTTGACCGGTTTGATCTCGTCCGCCAGTTCCAGCTGAAGGTCAATCAGCTCGTTGATGGCTTCCTGAGCAAGCCGGATCGCTTCGAGAAAATCCTTTTCACTGATTTCTTTGCTTTCGCCTTCCACCATGATGATGGAATCTTTCAAGCCGGCAACAAAGAGATCCATATCCCCTTTTTCAATCTCTTCAAGCGAGGGATTGATGATATATTTCCCGTCCACGCGTCCAACCCGGACCGAGGCAACGGGACCTGCAAAAGGGATATCGGAAATCGTCAGGGCCGCAGAAGCAGCCACGGCAGCCAGGACATCAGCCTGATTCACCTGGTCATAGGATAACACATTAATAACAACCTGGGTTTCATAAAACCAGGTTTGGGGAAGCAAGGGTCTGATCTGACGATCAACTATCCTTGCAGACAGAATTTCGCGGTCAGACGGGCGACCTTCCCGTTTAATAAAACCACCGGGGATTTTACCACTGGCATAGAATTTTTCCCGGTATTCCACCATCAGAGGAATAAAATCAGCACCTTCCCGTATCTCTTTTTGTGAGACAACGGTGGCAAGGACTACTGTCTCGCCGGCTGTGGCAAGGACAGCCCCGTGGGCTTGTTTTGCAACTTTGCCGGTTTGAAGACTGATTTTAATTCCCTGAAATTCTCGTTCTTTTACAATCAAAATAAACTCCTAATTATTTACGCAAACCTAACTTCTTAATAATGTCTCTGTAACGGTTGAAGTCATTCTTCATAAGATAGTTCAACAAACCGCGCCGCTGTCCCACAAGCTTCTGAAGACCGCGCCGATTGTGATGATCCTTCTTATGAATTTTGACATGTTCCGTCAGATCCCGAATGCGTTTTGTTAGCATGGCAATCTGGACTTCAGGACTTCCGGTGTCCTGCTCATTTTTTCCAAATTCCTGAATGATTTCTTTCTTTTTTTCCGATGATAACGTTGACATCAGTCCTCCAACTTTAATTTTTTACAATAATTTTTATCTTTTTCCAACTGTTTTTTCAATTCATCTGCGCTGTTAAACTTCATTTCTTCACGGATGTAATGAAAAAACTCCATATCCAGTGTACGGCCATAAAGATTATTCAGTTTCTGGTCGATCACATGGACTTCGATAGTGAGATGATTCCCTTCAAAGGTAGGCCTGTAACCGATATTGCACATCCCTCTGAAGGTTTTTCTCTGAATATGGACTTTCACACAGTAGACACCTTCTTTCGGAATGATCTTTTTTGGTGATGAAGGAAGAATATTCAAGGTAGGAAAACTGAGTGTTCTCCCCCTTTTTTCACCCGAAATAACACGTCCTTTCATGTGAAAGGGTTTATTCATGTATTTTTTAGCCGACTCCATTTTTCCGGTGGCAATCAGACGTCGGATATTAGTTGAATTTATAATAAAATCACCGTCACTTACACGGGAAATAATTTCCACATCAAAACCGTATTTCTCTTCTCCCAGCGCTTTCAGGCGCCATGCCGTGCATTTCCGGTTTTTTCCGAATGTGTGACTTTCTCCAATTATAAAGCCTTTAAGGCGAATGCGTTTCAAAATATAACGTTCCAGAAAAACTTCGCCTTCCAGATTGGCCATATACTGATTGAAAGGCTGTATCACAATATAATCGATTCCTGTAATCGCAAGATTTTGAATTCGTTCTTCCAGGCTGTTAATAAAGCGGACCGGTTCACGTGACGGGTTCTGAACAATCTCTCTGGGATGAGGGGCAAAGGTTAAGAGGATGCTTTTCACCTGTGCGTCACGGGCCCTTTCCACAAGACGGGATATCACTTCCTGATGCCCCAGATGAAATCCGTCAAAAGTCCCAATCGTCATATATGCTTCCGGATTTCCGGGTAAGTTATCTAAGCTGCTAATAATTTCCACTGTTCGATAAAATCCTCAATTGTCAGACTCTGTTCCAGAGTTATGTCACCAATTCTAAGCCGTATCAGCTCTTCAGCCAGAGCACCAGTTCCAAGGGCCTTACCCAGATCATATGCCAAGACCCGAATATATGTCCCACTGGAACAGGAAACCCGGATCCGGAATGTATCCTCCGTAAAATCCAGAAGGTCTATTGCATATATTTCTATGGGAAGAGGTTTTCTTTCAACAACTTCCCCTTTTCTGGCTCTTATGTATAAGGGCACCCCATCCACTTTTTTTGCAGAATACATCGGCGGAACCTGCTTTTGTGGTCCTGTAAAGGATTGGATGGCTTGTCGCAAAATGTCTTCATTTAAATCTGCAGAATGCTGAATCCGGCGAACTGTCCCGGTTTTGTCCATGGTATCCGATTCCACTCCTGTCCGGATCAGTACTTCGTAGACCTTATCCGCCTTTAAAAAGGTATTTAATTTTTTTGTGTGTGTCCCGAAGCCCACAATCAAAAGTCCTGATGCAAAGGGGTCCAGTGTGCCACCATGTCCGACTTTTTTAAAGCCTGTTACTTTTCTCAATTTTTTTACCACATCAAAAGATGTCCATCCGGCAGGTTTATGGATCGGGACCGTCATACCTTTGATATTATTCTCCCAGATCTCGCAATATTTTATTAATTCTGTCGGCATATTCCATGGAGTCATCTTTAAATATTTTCAATTCCGGTACCAGTCTGAGACGGATATTCCGGGCTAAAAACATGCGAATTTGCTTGGTATTTTCCCGAATCTCCCTAAAAACACTCTCTCCCTCAGCAGTTTCGGGATAGATGCTGACATAAATACTGGCATATTGCAAATCCGGAGACATCTCAACCCGCGAAACAGATACCAGAGAGTCCCGTGTCAGTGATTTGCCCTCACGGATAAAATATTCACCCAGTTTGTGCTTTATTTCGGAAGCAACCTGCCGTTGTCGTTTATTTTGTTGCATCTTCCAGTGTTCTTCTCACCGATTTCTCTTTATAACATTCGATAATATCCCCTTCACGGAAGGCATCAAAACCATCGATGGTTATTCCACATTCATAGCCTTCCTGGACTTCTTTCACATCATCCTTAAAACGTTTTAATGAAGAGATATATCCCTGATAAATTTCTTCTTTATTCCTCAGTATTCGGATTTGGGTATTTCGGATCATTTTGCCTGAAGTGACAAAAGAACCGGCCACAGTACCGATACGGGATATTTTAATAATTTGCCGGACTTCCGCTTCGCCCAGGACTTCCCGGATTTTTTCCGGTTCAAGCAAACCTTCAAGAGCTGCTTTCACATCATCTACCGCATCGTAAATGATTGTATAATTCCGGATTTCCACTTTCAGTTCTTTGGCCACTTCAAGGGCTTTTGCAGTGGAGTTTACATGAAAACCAATAATGACGGCCCGGGATGCTGATGCAAGATTGATATCAGTTTCATTGATCATACCAATGCCCTTGTAGATAACATTAACCGCCACTTCTTTTGTAGAAAGCTTCATGAATGCATCAGCCAGTGCCTCAATGGACCCGTCCACATCCCCTTTGATGATCAGGGCCAGTTCTTTGGTCCGGCCATTCTTAATTTGTCGGCCGATTTCATCCAGTGTCTGCAGTGAATACGATCGGAATTCCTGTTCCCTGTGGATTCGCTGACGCTCCGTTGCAATTCGTTTGACTTCCCGTTCGTCATCCATACAGATAAAATGGTCACCGGCCTGAGGAACATTATCAAAACCCTGTATCTGGA is a genomic window containing:
- the pnp gene encoding polyribonucleotide nucleotidyltransferase, with protein sequence MIVKEREFQGIKISLQTGKVAKQAHGAVLATAGETVVLATVVSQKEIREGADFIPLMVEYREKFYASGKIPGGFIKREGRPSDREILSARIVDRQIRPLLPQTWFYETQVVINVLSYDQVNQADVLAAVAASAALTISDIPFAGPVASVRVGRVDGKYIINPSLEEIEKGDMDLFVAGLKDSIIMVEGESKEISEKDFLEAIRLAQEAINELIDLQLELADEIKPVKREAPVFEKLENLKQIIRDKITTEIDELISILPKQERVNFEQELVAKIAGELEEEYPDSKNVVAGEIHDLIKDKIRKKILKEGVRIDGRKTNEIRPISSEITFLPRAHGSALFTRGETQALVVTTLGSKQDVQILDNIDGEGEKHYMLQYNFPPFCTGEAKMIRGTSRREIGHGNLAERALKNVIPSHDEFPYTIRVVSDILESNGSSSMATVCGGCLSLMDAGVPIKKMVSGIAMGLITEEDDFAVLSDILGEEDHYGDMDFKVAGTDDGITAIQMDLKIQGLSYDKMEKALLQAREGRVYILNKMRETITEPKKELSVWAPRITTLHIPIDKIGAVIGPGGKVIREIIADTGVEIDIEDDGTVNIFTHDSKASDEAEKRILALVEEPEVGKVYKNATVTRLMDFGAFVEFLPGKEGLVHISELKWERVEKVSDVLKVGDKTDVILFEIDRQGRLNLSIKRLTDPPEQYRHYDRNKKSHDSKPGHYRRNDRNKHH
- the rpsO gene encoding 30S ribosomal protein S15 translates to MSTLSSEKKKEIIQEFGKNEQDTGSPEVQIAMLTKRIRDLTEHVKIHKKDHHNRRGLQKLVGQRRGLLNYLMKNDFNRYRDIIKKLGLRK
- a CDS encoding bifunctional riboflavin kinase/FAD synthetase — translated: MTIGTFDGFHLGHQEVISRLVERARDAQVKSILLTFAPHPREIVQNPSREPVRFINSLEERIQNLAITGIDYIVIQPFNQYMANLEGEVFLERYILKRIRLKGFIIGESHTFGKNRKCTAWRLKALGEEKYGFDVEIISRVSDGDFIINSTNIRRLIATGKMESAKKYMNKPFHMKGRVISGEKRGRTLSFPTLNILPSSPKKIIPKEGVYCVKVHIQRKTFRGMCNIGYRPTFEGNHLTIEVHVIDQKLNNLYGRTLDMEFFHYIREEMKFNSADELKKQLEKDKNYCKKLKLED
- the truB gene encoding tRNA pseudouridine(55) synthase TruB — its product is MTVPIHKPAGWTSFDVVKKLRKVTGFKKVGHGGTLDPFASGLLIVGFGTHTKKLNTFLKADKVYEVLIRTGVESDTMDKTGTVRRIQHSADLNEDILRQAIQSFTGPQKQVPPMYSAKKVDGVPLYIRARKGEVVERKPLPIEIYAIDLLDFTEDTFRIRVSCSSGTYIRVLAYDLGKALGTGALAEELIRLRIGDITLEQSLTIEDFIEQWKLLAA
- the rbfA gene encoding 30S ribosome-binding factor RbfA, which translates into the protein MQQNKRQRQVASEIKHKLGEYFIREGKSLTRDSLVSVSRVEMSPDLQYASIYVSIYPETAEGESVFREIRENTKQIRMFLARNIRLRLVPELKIFKDDSMEYADRINKILRDLGE